GGTTGTCGTACCAGCGTCGAGCAGAAGCTTTCGGAAGTAAGCGGTGTCACAAATGCATCTGTAAATCTTGAAAAGGAAGAAGCCATCATACAAATGCAAGGCCATATAGATGCCGCAATATTTCAAAAAGCACTTCCAGAAAAATACACCATTTCAGAAAAGAAATCCGAGCAAAATGTTTTTGCGAGTACTGGTAATGGTAACGATGAAGATAACGTTTTCTCAAAAGCGGAAACTGAAAAATCAAAACTACAACAGCTGAAACCTTTGCTCATTATTTTGGGATATATCGCTATCGCAACGGTGTTACTCAATTATCAACGGGAAAATTGGAATAGTGCGATGCTCGACTTTATGGGGTTGTTCTTTATTGTTTTTAGCTTCTTTAAAATTTTAGACTTGAAAGGCTTTCCAGATAGTTTTAGAATGTATGACCCACTTGCCAAAATAGTACCAGCCTATGCTTGGGTATATCCATTTATAGAAACAGCTCTTGGATTGATGTTCTTGATGCGTTTTGAAATACCCATCGCATTAATCGCAACCCTAATCATTTTGGGGATTACAACCGTGGGCGTAACCAAAATATTGCTGGACAAAAAATCGATACAATGCGCTTGTCTGGG
The sequence above is drawn from the Cellulophaga sp. Hel_I_12 genome and encodes:
- a CDS encoding heavy-metal-associated domain-containing protein, whose amino-acid sequence is MKHTYHIQGMTCNGCRTSVEQKLSEVSGVTNASVNLEKEEAIIQMQGHIDAAIFQKALPEKYTISEKKSEQNVFASTGNGNDEDNVFSKAETEKSKLQQLKPLLIILGYIAIATVLLNYQRENWNSAMLDFMGLFFIVFSFFKILDLKGFPDSFRMYDPLAKIVPAYAWVYPFIETALGLMFLMRFEIPIALIATLIILGITTVGVTKILLDKKSIQCACLGTALKLPMTEATFIENTIMIVMALVMLTRIL